The Streptomyces sp. NBC_00440 genome contains a region encoding:
- a CDS encoding sugar kinase: protein MSVFTFGETMVALRGEGQLKLGGTMAVSVAGAESNVAIGLARLGHPVHWVGAVGADEAGELVLRTLRAEGVGVTGTTRDGAAPTGLLLFEPRLPGVTRVHYYRAGSAGSRIAADDVERAFAAFLEAGTGAGTATSGDAHTGTGTDSAARVLHLTGITPALSPTARTAAERAMELAAEHDVLISLDVNFRSRLWSTDEASAVMRDWAPRADVLIASDDELPLCLPAGSPDDPARQAGALLEAGAGEVVVKLGAAGATAYTLQGELHAPARTVPVVDPVGAGDAFVAGYLSALLDGSDTAGRLDRAVTTGAFAVAAAGDWEGAPTRTELGLLGAAPGTVVR from the coding sequence ATGAGCGTGTTCACCTTCGGCGAGACGATGGTCGCCCTGCGCGGCGAGGGGCAGCTGAAGCTGGGCGGCACCATGGCCGTCTCGGTCGCCGGTGCCGAGTCGAACGTGGCCATCGGCCTGGCCCGGCTGGGGCACCCCGTGCACTGGGTGGGCGCGGTCGGCGCCGACGAGGCCGGTGAACTGGTGCTGCGGACGCTGCGCGCCGAGGGGGTCGGCGTCACGGGCACCACGCGTGACGGGGCCGCGCCCACCGGGCTGCTCCTCTTCGAGCCGCGGCTGCCCGGCGTGACCCGGGTGCACTACTACCGCGCGGGGTCGGCCGGTTCGAGGATCGCGGCCGACGACGTGGAGCGGGCCTTCGCCGCGTTCCTGGAAGCCGGAACGGGAGCTGGGACAGCCACGAGCGGGGATGCCCACACCGGCACCGGCACGGACAGCGCCGCCCGCGTGCTGCATCTGACGGGCATCACCCCCGCCCTCTCCCCCACAGCCCGCACCGCAGCCGAGCGTGCCATGGAACTGGCCGCCGAGCACGACGTGTTGATCAGCCTCGACGTCAACTTCCGCTCCCGGCTGTGGAGTACGGATGAGGCGTCGGCGGTGATGCGGGACTGGGCACCGCGCGCCGACGTACTGATCGCATCCGACGACGAGTTGCCGCTCTGTCTGCCCGCGGGCTCCCCGGATGATCCCGCCCGGCAGGCGGGAGCGCTGCTGGAGGCCGGGGCGGGCGAGGTCGTGGTCAAGCTCGGTGCGGCGGGCGCCACGGCGTACACCTTGCAGGGCGAACTGCACGCACCTGCCCGTACGGTGCCGGTCGTGGACCCGGTCGGCGCGGGCGACGCGTTCGTCGCCGGGTATCTCTCGGCGCTGCTCGACGGCTCGGACACGGCGGGGCGGCTGGACCGTGCGGTGACCACGGGAGCGTTCGCGGTGGCCGCGGCCGGCGACTGGGAGGGCGCTCCGACCCGCACCGAGCTGGGCCTCCTCGGAGCTGCGCCGGGAACAGTGGTGCGCTGA
- a CDS encoding NAD-binding protein gives MIVCGDDGLAHRLAAELRGVYRETVTLVVPPAGAAGVPAHTQLTPVGRASALFGRMSRVVAGPQPGDRDAVADRLLEAPDLDDEVLLRAGVAEASALALVHQDDEANIRGALAARRLNPRLRLVIRLYNRKLGQHLEELLDQAAAVSAPDMDRDEVDASTTVLSDADTAAPALAATAVAGTSKVVQADGLLLRAVERPPAVRYGPATDPGLCTLALLSSTTGDPGGADGSDSSGDAGPQLLPDEASVRAASGRGTVVLEAVSYQGPDLSPSRLAGRGAPLAQVFSRRLRWSLFGIFASVFGLAVASWLTTNMSPMHAAYLTILDIFAIDDPAIGEPASRQVLQMLSGLTGLLLLPVLVAAVLEGLGTFRTAATLRRPPRGLSGHVVLLGLGKVGSRVLARLRELDIPVVCVEADPEARGVALARRLRVPIVIGDVTTEGVLEAAKIERARALLALTSADITNLEAALYARTVKPDLRVAMRLFDDAFASAVFRTLRAAHPQAVTRSRSVSTLAAPAFAAAMMGRQILGAMPVERRVLLFAAVDVAGHPLLEGRTLGEVFREGAWRILALDLADPDERRADLSAHRSSYGEDRKAELVWNLPQSYVLRPEDRVVVAGTRQGLGDLLGRRQPRVTAEP, from the coding sequence ATGATCGTGTGTGGTGACGACGGTCTGGCCCACCGGCTCGCCGCCGAGCTGCGCGGTGTGTACCGGGAGACGGTGACCCTCGTCGTACCGCCGGCCGGAGCGGCGGGTGTCCCGGCGCACACCCAGCTCACCCCGGTCGGCCGGGCCTCCGCGCTCTTCGGGCGGATGTCGCGCGTCGTCGCGGGCCCGCAGCCCGGCGATCGTGACGCGGTGGCCGACCGGCTGCTCGAAGCGCCGGATCTGGACGACGAGGTGCTGCTGCGCGCCGGGGTGGCAGAGGCGTCCGCGCTGGCGCTCGTCCACCAGGACGACGAGGCGAACATCCGGGGCGCGCTCGCCGCCCGGCGGCTCAACCCCCGGCTGCGGCTGGTGATCCGGCTCTACAACCGCAAGCTCGGCCAGCATCTGGAAGAACTGCTCGACCAGGCGGCAGCCGTCAGCGCGCCGGACATGGACCGGGACGAGGTCGACGCGTCCACGACCGTACTGTCGGACGCCGACACCGCGGCCCCCGCCCTCGCAGCGACCGCCGTGGCCGGTACGAGCAAGGTCGTCCAGGCCGACGGACTGCTGCTGCGTGCCGTGGAGCGGCCGCCGGCCGTCCGGTACGGCCCGGCCACCGACCCCGGCCTGTGCACCCTCGCACTGCTCTCGTCGACCACCGGCGATCCGGGAGGAGCCGACGGTTCGGACAGCAGCGGTGACGCGGGACCCCAGCTCCTCCCCGACGAGGCGTCCGTCCGCGCGGCGTCCGGGCGCGGAACGGTCGTCCTGGAGGCGGTCTCCTATCAGGGCCCCGACCTCTCGCCGAGCAGGCTGGCCGGCCGCGGCGCGCCGCTCGCGCAGGTGTTCTCGCGCCGGCTGCGCTGGTCCCTCTTCGGGATCTTCGCCTCGGTGTTCGGCCTGGCCGTCGCCTCCTGGCTGACCACGAATATGTCGCCGATGCACGCCGCGTACCTGACGATTCTCGACATCTTCGCGATCGACGACCCCGCGATCGGCGAGCCCGCCAGCCGCCAGGTGCTCCAGATGCTGTCCGGGCTGACCGGACTGCTCCTGCTGCCGGTGCTGGTCGCGGCCGTACTGGAAGGGCTCGGGACGTTCCGCACCGCCGCCACGCTGCGCCGCCCGCCGCGCGGGCTCTCCGGGCACGTCGTCCTGCTCGGGCTCGGCAAGGTCGGCTCGCGGGTGCTGGCCCGGCTGCGGGAGCTGGACATCCCCGTCGTGTGCGTGGAGGCCGACCCGGAGGCGCGCGGGGTCGCGCTGGCGCGGCGGCTGCGGGTGCCGATCGTGATCGGCGATGTGACCACGGAGGGCGTGCTGGAAGCCGCCAAGATCGAACGGGCCCGCGCGCTGCTCGCGCTCACCAGCGCCGACATCACCAACCTGGAGGCGGCGCTCTACGCCCGCACGGTGAAGCCCGACCTCCGGGTCGCGATGCGGCTCTTCGACGACGCGTTCGCCTCCGCCGTCTTCCGTACGCTGCGTGCGGCCCACCCGCAGGCCGTCACCCGGAGCCGGAGCGTCTCCACGCTGGCCGCACCCGCCTTCGCCGCGGCGATGATGGGGCGCCAGATCCTCGGTGCCATGCCGGTCGAGCGCCGGGTGCTGCTGTTCGCCGCGGTGGATGTCGCGGGCCACCCCCTGCTGGAGGGCCGTACCCTCGGCGAGGTCTTCCGGGAGGGCGCCTGGCGGATCCTCGCGCTCGATCTCGCGGACCCGGACGAGCGCCGCGCCGATCTGTCCGCGCACCGCTCCTCGTACGGGGAGGACCGCAAGGCCGAGCTGGTCTGGAACCTGCCGCAGAGCTACGTCCTGCGCCCCGAGGACCGGGTCGTCGTCGCCGGGACCCGGCAGGGCCTGGGCGATCTGCTGGGCAGGAGGCAGCCCCGCGTGACGGCGGAGCCGTAG
- a CDS encoding helix-turn-helix domain-containing protein: MPTLDDDHTGARIREQRRLARLTQRGLSDRIPYSYSLLNQVECGARPATDDFVDAVARALKVEVTVLTGQHMQHDRLTALVRPIREALDLYDIEPTAAATRSADDLSAEADFVCQQVRATHLHKAATALPGIITELTCLGFTSPTTSTWQALASSYRTAADIALKLGYPDLSTVALDRMSWAAERASDPCLAAVRQYKRALAYKDGEHDIGRRLIASGHEMLAGESSREALVVAGQLHLGASAVAARAGDQGAVEGHIAAAREFAVRVGGEAGAVHWLSFGLKNVALHEMGASMSLRQYDHALVQARKLNLPPSTLTSRRARFLVDRAVVEMETGHTDAALRHLIEARRAAPEQTRYLPGTRAAVTGLVHLARRTPDTLSQMASWVGM; this comes from the coding sequence ATGCCCACACTGGACGACGACCACACGGGCGCCCGCATCAGAGAGCAGAGGAGACTTGCTCGGCTGACACAACGCGGTCTGTCGGACCGGATCCCGTACTCGTACAGCCTGTTGAACCAGGTCGAGTGCGGCGCCCGCCCGGCGACAGATGACTTCGTGGACGCTGTTGCCCGCGCGCTCAAGGTCGAGGTCACCGTTCTGACGGGACAGCACATGCAGCACGACCGCCTCACCGCGCTGGTACGCCCAATCCGGGAAGCCCTCGACCTGTACGACATTGAACCGACGGCGGCCGCCACCAGGAGCGCAGATGATCTGTCTGCGGAAGCAGATTTCGTTTGTCAGCAAGTGCGGGCCACGCATCTACACAAAGCCGCCACGGCGTTGCCCGGCATCATCACCGAACTCACTTGCCTCGGCTTCACCTCACCGACCACCAGTACATGGCAGGCCCTCGCCTCCAGCTACCGGACCGCCGCGGACATCGCCCTGAAGCTCGGCTATCCCGACCTGTCCACGGTGGCCCTCGACCGTATGAGCTGGGCGGCAGAACGCGCCTCTGATCCCTGCCTCGCCGCGGTGCGCCAGTACAAACGGGCTCTCGCTTACAAGGATGGCGAGCACGACATCGGGAGGCGCCTCATCGCATCAGGTCACGAGATGCTGGCTGGCGAGTCGTCTCGCGAGGCGCTGGTGGTGGCAGGGCAACTACACCTCGGAGCCTCGGCGGTTGCTGCCAGGGCCGGTGACCAGGGTGCGGTCGAGGGGCACATCGCAGCCGCGCGTGAATTTGCCGTGCGTGTGGGTGGGGAAGCCGGCGCGGTGCACTGGCTGTCCTTCGGATTGAAGAACGTGGCACTCCACGAGATGGGCGCCTCAATGTCTCTACGTCAGTACGATCACGCCCTGGTCCAAGCGCGCAAACTGAATCTCCCTCCGTCCACCCTGACCTCTCGACGGGCCCGCTTCCTCGTGGACCGTGCCGTAGTAGAGATGGAGACGGGACACACCGATGCCGCGCTGCGGCATCTGATCGAGGCCCGCCGCGCGGCGCCGGAGCAGACCCGCTACCTCCCGGGGACTCGCGCGGCCGTCACCGGCCTCGTCCACCTGGCCCGCCGAACCCCGGACACCTTGTCGCAGATGGCCTCCTGGGTCGGCATGTAA
- a CDS encoding PP2C family protein-serine/threonine phosphatase — MAVVAGVDISAGSSVGFLPLISLGPAFAGLIGGWRRTAAIGVLALVLCYALAWHDGAFHARRGYTAMSSVLGVTIAGVAAAVMRQRREAELASVRSIAEVAQRVLLRPVPHRAGHLRAAVSYTSAVAEAHIGGDLYEVVAAPDGVRVIVGDVQGKGLEAVETAAVVLGAFREAAHDEPDLAGVGARVERSVDRALQGEKFVTALIAEISPDRGALFLNYGHPPPLLVRADGSAHFPEPAEYALPLGLGVHGTEGPQPFRVAFGPGDQLLLYTDGVTEARDRDGTFYPLGKRHQLLRDDDPERALECLRKDLVQHTAGPLQDDAAMLLLRYRDDGAVSSTRDTPR, encoded by the coding sequence ATGGCCGTGGTCGCGGGGGTGGACATCTCAGCGGGTTCGAGCGTCGGATTCCTGCCGCTGATCTCGCTCGGACCGGCGTTCGCCGGGCTGATCGGCGGCTGGCGGCGCACGGCGGCCATCGGGGTGCTGGCGCTCGTGCTCTGCTACGCGCTCGCCTGGCACGACGGGGCGTTCCACGCCAGGCGCGGATACACCGCGATGTCGTCGGTGCTCGGCGTGACCATCGCCGGGGTGGCGGCCGCGGTCATGCGCCAGCGCCGCGAGGCGGAGCTGGCCAGCGTGCGCTCCATCGCCGAGGTCGCCCAGCGGGTGCTGCTGCGCCCGGTGCCGCACAGAGCGGGCCATCTGCGCGCCGCGGTCTCGTACACATCGGCTGTGGCGGAGGCGCACATCGGCGGGGATCTGTACGAGGTGGTCGCCGCCCCGGACGGGGTGCGGGTGATCGTCGGGGACGTACAGGGCAAGGGGCTGGAGGCCGTCGAGACCGCGGCCGTGGTCCTCGGCGCCTTCCGGGAGGCCGCGCACGACGAGCCGGACCTGGCGGGGGTCGGAGCCCGCGTCGAACGGTCCGTGGACCGGGCGCTCCAGGGCGAGAAGTTCGTGACGGCGCTGATCGCGGAGATCAGCCCGGACCGGGGCGCGCTGTTCCTCAACTACGGGCATCCGCCACCCCTCCTCGTACGGGCGGACGGCTCGGCGCACTTCCCCGAGCCTGCGGAGTACGCGCTTCCGCTGGGCCTCGGCGTCCACGGGACCGAAGGGCCACAGCCGTTCCGGGTCGCTTTCGGCCCCGGCGACCAGCTGCTCCTCTACACCGACGGGGTAACCGAGGCCCGGGACCGCGACGGAACCTTCTACCCCCTCGGCAAGCGGCATCAGCTCCTGAGAGACGATGATCCCGAGCGTGCGCTGGAGTGCCTGCGCAAGGACCTGGTGCAGCACACGGCGGGACCGCTCCAGGACGACGCGGCGATGCTGCTGCTCCGTTACCGGGACGACGGCGCCGTCAGCAGCACCCGGGACACCCCGCGGTAG
- a CDS encoding HoxN/HupN/NixA family nickel/cobalt transporter, which yields MTRQEWTRLGGMGAFIVALHVVGWLTLVTIVAPEHYSLGTKSFGIGIGVTAYTLGMRHAFDADHIAAIDNTTRKLMNEKQRPLSVGFWFSLGHSSVVFVLAFLLSLGVKALAGPVRDDNSQLHNVTSLIGTTVSGFFLYLIAGINVLILVGIWKVFRKMRSGDFDEAALEEHLNNRGLMNRLLGRVMKSITKPWQMYPLGLLFGLGFDTATEIALLVLAGSGAASGLPWYAILCLPVLFAAGMCLLDTIDGSFMNFAYGWAFSKPVRKVYYNLTITGLSVAVAFIIGTVELLGLLTQKLGLHGAFWDWVGGLDLNIVGFVIVGLFFVTWLVAMAIWKFGRIEEKWTAGLSPAGPGRNGMDEEAGQTGTPGRP from the coding sequence ATGACGCGCCAGGAGTGGACCCGGCTGGGTGGCATGGGCGCGTTCATCGTGGCGCTGCACGTCGTCGGGTGGCTCACGCTGGTGACGATCGTGGCCCCCGAGCACTACAGCCTCGGTACGAAGTCGTTCGGCATCGGGATCGGTGTCACCGCGTACACCCTGGGTATGCGGCACGCCTTCGACGCGGACCACATCGCGGCGATCGACAACACCACCCGCAAGCTGATGAACGAGAAGCAGCGCCCCCTGTCGGTGGGCTTCTGGTTCTCGCTCGGGCACTCAAGCGTCGTGTTCGTCCTGGCGTTCCTGCTGTCCCTGGGCGTGAAGGCCCTCGCGGGCCCGGTGCGCGACGACAACTCCCAGCTGCACAACGTCACCAGCCTGATCGGCACGACCGTCTCCGGGTTCTTCCTCTATCTGATCGCGGGCATCAACGTCCTCATCCTGGTGGGGATCTGGAAGGTCTTCCGGAAGATGCGCTCGGGCGACTTCGACGAGGCCGCGCTGGAGGAGCACCTCAACAACCGGGGCCTGATGAACCGGCTTCTGGGGCGTGTGATGAAGTCGATCACCAAGCCCTGGCAGATGTACCCGCTCGGTCTGCTCTTCGGCCTCGGCTTCGACACCGCCACGGAGATCGCCCTGCTCGTCCTGGCGGGCTCCGGCGCCGCCTCCGGGCTGCCCTGGTACGCGATCCTCTGCCTGCCGGTGCTGTTCGCAGCCGGCATGTGCCTGCTGGACACCATCGACGGCTCGTTCATGAACTTCGCGTACGGCTGGGCGTTCTCGAAGCCCGTCCGCAAGGTCTACTACAACCTCACGATCACCGGCCTCTCGGTGGCGGTGGCGTTCATCATCGGCACGGTCGAACTGCTCGGCCTGCTCACCCAGAAGCTCGGCCTGCACGGCGCCTTCTGGGACTGGGTCGGCGGGCTGGATCTGAACATCGTCGGCTTCGTGATCGTCGGACTGTTCTTCGTGACCTGGCTGGTGGCGATGGCGATATGGAAGTTCGGCCGCATCGAGGAGAAGTGGACAGCGGGCCTCAGCCCGGCAGGCCCGGGCCGGAACGGGATGGACGAGGAAGCCGGGCAGACCGGCACGCCGGGCCGTCCCTAG
- a CDS encoding DUF4097 family beta strand repeat-containing protein has translation MIYVALRPRTLVAAGGAVLVAVALTGCGSDPSDAPAEHKAFAFSGKTLTIDTNNSTIDLVPADVKSVQVTRHVDGWVFLGNGPDASWSMRDGTLSLKVKCSALVSSCASRHQIKVPRGVSVILKDNNGSVTAAGFDTSLKLRSNNGKVTVRDSSGALDLSSDNGAINADGVSSRQVTADSSNGAVRLSLTAVPDRVESFSNNGAVEITLPKKPGLAYKVETRSSNGSTQVGVPTDDASRHSIAARSDNGRIVVRSAN, from the coding sequence ATGATCTACGTGGCACTCCGTCCTCGTACGCTTGTCGCGGCCGGAGGGGCCGTTCTTGTCGCCGTCGCCCTCACCGGGTGCGGCTCGGATCCCTCGGACGCGCCTGCCGAGCACAAGGCTTTCGCGTTCAGCGGGAAGACGCTGACCATCGACACCAACAACTCCACCATCGACCTGGTACCCGCCGATGTGAAGTCCGTGCAGGTCACCCGACACGTCGACGGGTGGGTCTTCCTGGGCAACGGGCCCGACGCCTCCTGGTCCATGCGGGACGGCACGCTCAGCCTGAAGGTGAAGTGCAGCGCCCTCGTCAGCAGCTGTGCGTCGCGGCACCAGATCAAGGTGCCGCGCGGGGTCTCCGTGATCCTCAAGGACAACAACGGGTCCGTGACCGCCGCCGGTTTCGACACCTCGCTGAAGCTCCGCTCGAACAACGGCAAGGTCACCGTCCGGGACTCCAGCGGAGCCCTCGACCTGAGCAGCGACAACGGGGCCATCAACGCCGACGGCGTCTCGTCCAGGCAGGTCACAGCGGACTCCAGCAACGGTGCGGTACGGCTGTCGCTCACCGCGGTTCCCGACCGGGTGGAGAGCTTCAGCAACAACGGGGCGGTCGAGATCACACTGCCCAAGAAGCCGGGGCTGGCGTACAAGGTCGAGACCCGGAGCAGCAACGGGAGCACCCAGGTCGGGGTGCCCACGGACGACGCCAGCCGCCACTCCATCGCTGCGCGCAGCGACAACGGAAGGATCGTTGTTCGAAGCGCGAACTGA
- a CDS encoding FmdB family zinc ribbon protein encodes MPRYEYRCRSCGDTFEISRPMAESSAPATCPEGHEDTVKLLSAVAVGGSAAGAPSGGSGGGAGGGCCGGGCCG; translated from the coding sequence ATGCCCCGTTACGAGTACCGCTGCCGCTCCTGCGGCGACACATTCGAGATCAGCCGTCCGATGGCCGAGTCATCGGCGCCCGCCACCTGCCCCGAGGGCCATGAGGACACGGTCAAGCTGCTGTCCGCGGTCGCCGTCGGCGGGTCCGCCGCCGGGGCTCCGTCCGGCGGGAGCGGCGGAGGCGCCGGGGGCGGGTGCTGCGGCGGAGGCTGCTGCGGGTAA
- a CDS encoding DUF3303 family protein, protein MDTQITNEAVKNGTLQKIMQSMSERLKPEAAYFGPIKGGRACTFVFDMQDSSLLPSIAEPLFQGLGAEIEIQPVMNTDDMLKGMAAAQKS, encoded by the coding sequence ATGGACACCCAGATCACGAACGAAGCCGTCAAGAACGGCACGCTGCAGAAGATCATGCAGTCGATGTCGGAACGGCTCAAGCCGGAGGCGGCCTACTTCGGCCCCATCAAGGGCGGACGGGCCTGCACCTTTGTCTTCGACATGCAGGACAGCTCACTGCTGCCCTCCATCGCGGAGCCGCTCTTCCAGGGGCTCGGCGCGGAGATCGAGATCCAGCCGGTGATGAACACCGACGACATGCTGAAGGGCATGGCCGCGGCGCAGAAGAGCTGA
- a CDS encoding HAD family hydrolase has translation MNPAAPVLVASDLDRTLIYSAPALDLTMPDAEAPRLLCVEVYESRPLSYVTETAAGLLGALAAETLFVPTTTRTREQYHRIRLPCPPPRFAICANGGHLLVDGVSDPGWQSDVARRLAAECATLAEVRAHLVSAADPAWLLKERVAEDLFAYLVVERALLPEGWVDELSAWAGPRGWTVSLQGRKLYAVPEPLTKSAAVREVVRRTGAELTLAAGDSLLDADLLLAADRGWRPAHGELADAGWSAPHVEVTAGRGVAAGEEILREFTRAARGR, from the coding sequence GTGAACCCGGCAGCGCCCGTACTCGTCGCCAGCGACCTGGACCGCACCCTCATCTACTCGGCGCCCGCGCTCGACCTGACCATGCCGGACGCCGAAGCGCCGAGGCTGCTGTGCGTGGAGGTGTACGAGAGCAGGCCGCTCTCGTACGTGACGGAGACCGCGGCCGGGCTGCTCGGCGCGCTCGCCGCGGAGACCCTCTTCGTACCGACGACCACGAGGACGCGAGAGCAGTACCACCGGATCCGGCTGCCCTGCCCGCCGCCGCGGTTCGCGATCTGCGCCAACGGGGGCCATCTGCTGGTCGACGGGGTGTCCGACCCGGGCTGGCAGTCCGATGTGGCCCGGCGGCTGGCCGCCGAGTGCGCCACCCTGGCCGAGGTACGCGCCCACCTGGTGTCCGCGGCCGATCCGGCCTGGCTGCTCAAGGAACGGGTGGCCGAGGACCTGTTCGCCTATCTGGTCGTCGAACGGGCCCTGCTGCCCGAGGGCTGGGTGGACGAGCTGTCCGCGTGGGCCGGTCCGCGCGGCTGGACGGTCTCGCTCCAGGGCCGCAAGCTCTACGCGGTGCCGGAGCCGCTCACCAAGAGCGCGGCAGTACGCGAAGTGGTCCGCCGCACCGGAGCCGAACTCACCCTGGCAGCAGGCGATTCACTCCTGGACGCGGACCTGCTGCTGGCCGCCGACCGGGGCTGGCGCCCCGCGCACGGCGAGCTGGCGGACGCGGGGTGGAGCGCGCCGCATGTGGAGGTGACCGCCGGGCGCGGGGTCGCGGCCGGCGAGGAGATCCTGCGGGAGTTCACCCGCGCCGCGCGGGGGCGCTGA
- a CDS encoding bifunctional 4-hydroxy-2-oxoglutarate aldolase/2-dehydro-3-deoxy-phosphogluconate aldolase produces the protein MDRTDFTATLRNERLVAIVRGSDPEASFRSVMTLVESGIPLVEVSLSGTDALGVIRRARAALGDGAWLGAGTVLTADDARRAADAGAGLIVTPGLGACVDESVRLGLPVLSGVVTPTEVIAGVAAGATALKLFPASVGGPAYLKALRAPFPDVPFVPVGGVDAAAAAEYLALGAVAVGVGSPLIGDAADGGDQDALRKRAAAFLNVVETARATGAAATAVRS, from the coding sequence ATGGACCGCACGGACTTCACCGCGACTCTCCGAAATGAGCGGCTGGTCGCCATCGTCCGCGGCTCGGACCCCGAGGCGTCCTTCAGGTCGGTCATGACGCTCGTCGAGAGCGGGATACCCCTGGTCGAGGTGTCGCTCAGCGGCACGGACGCGCTCGGGGTCATACGCCGGGCGCGGGCCGCGCTCGGGGACGGCGCGTGGCTGGGCGCGGGCACCGTGCTCACCGCCGACGACGCGCGGCGGGCCGCGGACGCCGGGGCCGGTCTCATCGTGACGCCGGGGCTCGGTGCGTGCGTGGACGAGTCGGTACGGCTGGGGCTTCCCGTACTGTCCGGAGTCGTCACCCCCACCGAGGTCATCGCCGGTGTCGCGGCCGGCGCCACCGCGCTGAAGCTCTTCCCCGCCTCGGTGGGCGGCCCCGCCTATCTGAAGGCGCTGCGGGCCCCCTTCCCGGATGTTCCGTTCGTACCGGTGGGCGGGGTGGACGCGGCGGCCGCCGCGGAGTACCTCGCGCTGGGTGCGGTCGCCGTGGGCGTCGGGTCGCCGCTGATCGGGGACGCGGCGGACGGCGGGGACCAGGACGCGCTGCGGAAGCGGGCCGCCGCGTTCCTGAACGTCGTGGAGACAGCGCGGGCCACCGGAGCAGCGGCCACGGCGGTCCGGTCATGA
- a CDS encoding flavoprotein: MTSRTLYLFGSAAPPVFDIARVIEDAQAHGWDVCLGLTPSAALWLDNSLDGLAALSGHPVRSEYKLPGEPDVWPKADAILVAPATFNTINEWALGLTSKFVVGVAAEGIGKGIPLVAMPCVNSAYVRHPAFAQSVETLAGAGVTVLYGEGGFVPNEPGEKRPFPWTTALDAVETVVSSEPGAPRG; the protein is encoded by the coding sequence ATGACCTCACGAACTCTGTATCTGTTCGGCTCCGCCGCCCCGCCAGTGTTCGACATCGCCCGTGTCATCGAGGATGCTCAGGCCCACGGTTGGGATGTGTGCCTGGGGTTGACGCCGAGCGCGGCCCTCTGGCTCGACAACAGCCTGGACGGTCTGGCGGCGCTGAGCGGACACCCGGTGCGCTCCGAGTACAAGCTGCCCGGTGAGCCGGATGTGTGGCCGAAGGCGGACGCGATCCTGGTGGCGCCGGCCACGTTCAACACGATCAACGAGTGGGCGCTCGGGTTGACCAGTAAGTTCGTCGTCGGGGTCGCAGCAGAAGGCATCGGCAAGGGGATTCCGCTGGTCGCGATGCCGTGCGTGAACTCGGCATACGTGCGGCATCCCGCGTTCGCTCAGTCGGTGGAGACGCTGGCCGGTGCCGGGGTCACGGTGCTGTACGGGGAGGGCGGCTTCGTGCCGAACGAGCCCGGCGAGAAACGCCCGTTCCCGTGGACGACTGCTCTTGATGCGGTGGAGACTGTTGTCAGCTCGGAGCCGGGAGCGCCGCGCGGCTGA